A single genomic interval of Sceloporus undulatus isolate JIND9_A2432 ecotype Alabama chromosome 2, SceUnd_v1.1, whole genome shotgun sequence harbors:
- the FST gene encoding follistatin isoform X3 translates to MLNQRIFPGMVFLLIFFCHFLEDQTAQAGNCWLRQARNGRCQVLYKNGLSKEECCKTGRLTTSWTEEDVSDNVLFKWMIFSGGAPNCIPCKETCENVDCGAGKKCKMNKKNKPRCVCAPDCSNITWKGPVCGLDGKTYKNECALLKARCKEQPELEVQYQGKCKKTCRDVLCPGSSTCVVDQNNNANCVTCNRICPEPTSPDQYLCGNDGITYASACHLRKATCLLGRSIGLAYEGKCIKAKSCEDIQCSTGKKCLWDFKVGRGRCALCDELCPESKSDEAVCASDNTTYPSECAMKEAACSLGVLLEVKHPGSCNSINEDPEEDEEEDDQDYSFPISSILEW, encoded by the exons ATGTTAAATCAGAGAATCTTTCCGGGCATGGTTTTTCTCCTGATCTTTTTCTGCCACTTCCTAGAAGATCAAACAGCGCAGG CTGGGAACTGCTGGCTCCGGCAAGCCAGGAACGGCCGGTGCCAGGTCCTCTACAAGAATGGGCTCAGCAAAGAGGAGTGCTGCAAAACGGGCCGCCTGACCACTTCGTGGACGGAGGAGGATGTCAGCGACAACGTGCTCTTCAAATGGATGATCTTTAGCGGGGGTGCCCCCAACTGCATCCCTTGCAAAG AAACCTGCGAGAATGTGGATTGTGGGGCTGGGAAGAAATGTAAAATGAACAAGAAGAACAAACCCCGTTGTGTCTGTGCTCCGGATTGCTCTAATATCACATGGAAAGGTCCAGTGTGTGGCTTGGATGGCAAAACCTATAAGAATGAGTGTGCCCTTCTGAAAGCCAGATGTAAAGAACAACCTGAACTGGAAGTCCAATATCAGGGCAAATGCAAAA agACTTGCAGGGATGTTTTATGCCCAGGCAGCTCCACATGTGTGGTTGATCAAAATAATAATGCCAACTGTGTGACATGTAATCGAATTTGCCCAGAGCCTACCTCCCCAGATCAATACCTCTGTGGGAATGATGGAATTACATACGCAAGTGCATGTCATCTGAGGAAAGCTACCTGCCTGCTTGGAAGATCCATTGGCCTAGCCTACGAAGGAAAATGTATCA AGGCCAAATCTTGTGAAGACATCCAGTGCAGCACGGGGAAGAAATGTTTGTGGGATTTTAAAGTGGGCAGAGGACGGTGTGCGCTTTGTGATGAGCTATGCCCTGAAAGCAAATCAGATGAGGCTGTCTGTGCCAGCGATAACACCACTTACCCAAGCGAGTGTGCCATGAAGGAGGCAGCCTGTTCCCTGGGTGTGCTTTTGGAAGTAAAGCACCCAGGATCTTGCAACT CCATTAATGAAGAtcctgaggaagatgaagaagaggatgaCCAGGACTACAGCTTTCCTATATCTTCCATTCTAGAGTGGTAA
- the FST gene encoding follistatin isoform X1: protein MLNQRIFPGMVFLLIFFCHFLEDQTAQAGNCWLRQARNGRCQVLYKNGLSKEECCKTGRLTTSWTEEDVSDNVLFKWMIFSGGAPNCIPCKETCENVDCGAGKKCKMNKKNKPRCVCAPDCSNITWKGPVCGLDGKTYKNECALLKARCKEQPELEVQYQGKCKKTCRDVLCPGSSTCVVDQNNNANCVTCNRICPEPTSPDQYLCGNDGITYASACHLRKATCLLGRSIGLAYEGKCIRPGERAGGTNVPDGLVAQESCASPPCQSPGEQEAKSCEDIQCSTGKKCLWDFKVGRGRCALCDELCPESKSDEAVCASDNTTYPSECAMKEAACSLGVLLEVKHPGSCNSINEDPEEDEEEDDQDYSFPISSILEW, encoded by the exons ATGTTAAATCAGAGAATCTTTCCGGGCATGGTTTTTCTCCTGATCTTTTTCTGCCACTTCCTAGAAGATCAAACAGCGCAGG CTGGGAACTGCTGGCTCCGGCAAGCCAGGAACGGCCGGTGCCAGGTCCTCTACAAGAATGGGCTCAGCAAAGAGGAGTGCTGCAAAACGGGCCGCCTGACCACTTCGTGGACGGAGGAGGATGTCAGCGACAACGTGCTCTTCAAATGGATGATCTTTAGCGGGGGTGCCCCCAACTGCATCCCTTGCAAAG AAACCTGCGAGAATGTGGATTGTGGGGCTGGGAAGAAATGTAAAATGAACAAGAAGAACAAACCCCGTTGTGTCTGTGCTCCGGATTGCTCTAATATCACATGGAAAGGTCCAGTGTGTGGCTTGGATGGCAAAACCTATAAGAATGAGTGTGCCCTTCTGAAAGCCAGATGTAAAGAACAACCTGAACTGGAAGTCCAATATCAGGGCAAATGCAAAA agACTTGCAGGGATGTTTTATGCCCAGGCAGCTCCACATGTGTGGTTGATCAAAATAATAATGCCAACTGTGTGACATGTAATCGAATTTGCCCAGAGCCTACCTCCCCAGATCAATACCTCTGTGGGAATGATGGAATTACATACGCAAGTGCATGTCATCTGAGGAAAGCTACCTGCCTGCTTGGAAGATCCATTGGCCTAGCCTACGAAGGAAAATGTATCA GACCAGGGGAGAGGGCTGGTGGCACCAATGTCCCAGATGGGCTGGTAGCCCAGGAGTCTTGTGCTTCACCCCCATGCCAGTCTCCTGGGGAGCAGG AGGCCAAATCTTGTGAAGACATCCAGTGCAGCACGGGGAAGAAATGTTTGTGGGATTTTAAAGTGGGCAGAGGACGGTGTGCGCTTTGTGATGAGCTATGCCCTGAAAGCAAATCAGATGAGGCTGTCTGTGCCAGCGATAACACCACTTACCCAAGCGAGTGTGCCATGAAGGAGGCAGCCTGTTCCCTGGGTGTGCTTTTGGAAGTAAAGCACCCAGGATCTTGCAACT CCATTAATGAAGAtcctgaggaagatgaagaagaggatgaCCAGGACTACAGCTTTCCTATATCTTCCATTCTAGAGTGGTAA
- the FST gene encoding follistatin isoform X2: MLNQRIFPGMVFLLIFFCHFLEDQTAQAGNCWLRQARNGRCQVLYKNGLSKEECCKTGRLTTSWTEEDVSDNVLFKWMIFSGGAPNCIPCKETCENVDCGAGKKCKMNKKNKPRCVCAPDCSNITWKGPVCGLDGKTYKNECALLKARCKEQPELEVQYQGKCKKTCRDVLCPGSSTCVVDQNNNANCVTCNRICPEPTSPDQYLCGNDGITYASACHLRKATCLLGRSIGLAYEGKCIRPGERAGGTNVPDGLVAQESCASPPCQSPGEQEAKSCEDIQCSTGKKCLWDFKVGRGRCALCDELCPESKSDEAVCASDNTTYPSECAMKEAACSLGVLLEVKHPGSCN, translated from the exons ATGTTAAATCAGAGAATCTTTCCGGGCATGGTTTTTCTCCTGATCTTTTTCTGCCACTTCCTAGAAGATCAAACAGCGCAGG CTGGGAACTGCTGGCTCCGGCAAGCCAGGAACGGCCGGTGCCAGGTCCTCTACAAGAATGGGCTCAGCAAAGAGGAGTGCTGCAAAACGGGCCGCCTGACCACTTCGTGGACGGAGGAGGATGTCAGCGACAACGTGCTCTTCAAATGGATGATCTTTAGCGGGGGTGCCCCCAACTGCATCCCTTGCAAAG AAACCTGCGAGAATGTGGATTGTGGGGCTGGGAAGAAATGTAAAATGAACAAGAAGAACAAACCCCGTTGTGTCTGTGCTCCGGATTGCTCTAATATCACATGGAAAGGTCCAGTGTGTGGCTTGGATGGCAAAACCTATAAGAATGAGTGTGCCCTTCTGAAAGCCAGATGTAAAGAACAACCTGAACTGGAAGTCCAATATCAGGGCAAATGCAAAA agACTTGCAGGGATGTTTTATGCCCAGGCAGCTCCACATGTGTGGTTGATCAAAATAATAATGCCAACTGTGTGACATGTAATCGAATTTGCCCAGAGCCTACCTCCCCAGATCAATACCTCTGTGGGAATGATGGAATTACATACGCAAGTGCATGTCATCTGAGGAAAGCTACCTGCCTGCTTGGAAGATCCATTGGCCTAGCCTACGAAGGAAAATGTATCA GACCAGGGGAGAGGGCTGGTGGCACCAATGTCCCAGATGGGCTGGTAGCCCAGGAGTCTTGTGCTTCACCCCCATGCCAGTCTCCTGGGGAGCAGG AGGCCAAATCTTGTGAAGACATCCAGTGCAGCACGGGGAAGAAATGTTTGTGGGATTTTAAAGTGGGCAGAGGACGGTGTGCGCTTTGTGATGAGCTATGCCCTGAAAGCAAATCAGATGAGGCTGTCTGTGCCAGCGATAACACCACTTACCCAAGCGAGTGTGCCATGAAGGAGGCAGCCTGTTCCCTGGGTGTGCTTTTGGAAGTAAAGCACCCAGGATCTTGCAACT GA